Below is a window of Lacibacter sp. H407 DNA.
TTTTAGCGCTGCTCCCCAATCAATAAGCTTATGCCACGTTATTTTCTGGAACTCGGTTACAGGGGAGAGCACTTTAGTGGCTTCCAGGTGCAACACAATGCTGTAACCATTCAATCTGAAATGGAGCGTGCTTTACACGTCTTTTTTCGGGAGAACATAGCCCTTACGGGTTCCTCACGTACTGATGCGGGTGTGCATGCACTGCAGAATTTTTTCCATTTTGATCGGGAGAAACCCTTTCCCCAAGAGGCGATTTATAATCTCAATGCCATCCTCCACAACGATATTGTGGTACGCTCAGTTCGGGAGGTAACCCCCGATGCTCATTGCCGCTTCCATGCTACGGCACGAACGTATCAGTATTATATCTATCATACCAAAAACCCTTTTTTGCAGGACAGAGCCTGGTATTTCCCCTACCCGGTAAACAAAGAATTATTGGATCAATGTGCTGGAATGGTGCGGCAAAATCAAAATTTCCTGGCCTTTTCAAAGCGGAATACACAGGTGAAAACCTTTCATTGCCAGATAGTTGAAAGCTATTGGCATGAGGAGAATGGTTGTTTGGTATACAATGTAGAAGCAAACCGATTTTTGCGAGGTATGGTGCGAGGATTGGTAGGAACAATGCTCCGGGTAGCACGTGGAGGGATGAAATTGGATGAGTTTGAAGCACTATTGCGGGGGGGTGAGTATTCCGCCGCAGATTTTTCGGCACCTGCAAAAGGCTTGTTTTTGATGCATGTGAGCTATCCTGCCACCTTGTTTGTAAACCCCTGAAAAAAAAGTTTCAACTGCAAGCCTTGCCAGTAAAGGATTTCAGCTTTTTCTGTAAAAAAGAAGCAAAAAAGTTTGGATTGTAAATCACCTAGCCCTTACCTTTGCAACCCGCTTCGAAAAAAGGGGAATAGTTCTTCAAAAGGTGATCTCTTCTTTCTCTATTACAACATTGTTTCTGAATCATTTATCAGAAAATAAATTGAAAATAAACAAAGAAAAATT
It encodes the following:
- the truA gene encoding tRNA pseudouridine(38-40) synthase TruA, whose translation is MPRYFLELGYRGEHFSGFQVQHNAVTIQSEMERALHVFFRENIALTGSSRTDAGVHALQNFFHFDREKPFPQEAIYNLNAILHNDIVVRSVREVTPDAHCRFHATARTYQYYIYHTKNPFLQDRAWYFPYPVNKELLDQCAGMVRQNQNFLAFSKRNTQVKTFHCQIVESYWHEENGCLVYNVEANRFLRGMVRGLVGTMLRVARGGMKLDEFEALLRGGEYSAADFSAPAKGLFLMHVSYPATLFVNP